In Saccharicrinis fermentans DSM 9555 = JCM 21142, a genomic segment contains:
- a CDS encoding glycoside hydrolase family 9 protein yields MKQSFILIAFLICCTFSNSLVAQHNYGEVLQKSMFFYEAQQAGELSPNNRVTWRANAAIEDGSDVNLDLTGGWFDAGDHVKFNFPMAYSVTTLCWGYLENKDVYASTNQKEIFLENIKHVTDYLIKCHTAPNELYGQIGDGGEDHSYWVPAEVIDIRSTRLSYKIDAANPGSDLAGETAAALAAASLAFQDTDASYAATLLDHAKELYSFADNYRGKYTDVIPAGSFYNSWSGYQDELCWGAIWLYKATEDESYLSKAKTEYALLGNQGTTSDKDYSWTLAWDNKQYGCYVLMAALTGESEYNQDAERHLDQWFTDRPNGIGPSFTGSGFPILDAWGSFRYAANTAFLLLEQSDNMTDASKQAKYRDRAKELIDYMLGDNPQDVSYVIGYGPKYPMYPHHRTAHASWCRDESVPVETRHTLYGALVGGHKSADDMDWTDDRSDYVWNEVATDYNSLFTGVVARLCADHGGSILADFPQAETPNGEFLVEAKLNASGDTFSEYAIWVHNRTAWPARIPGSFKYRLFFDISEGIDAGYSASDYIVSANGSNATYSELLPADAANSIYYVEVTYNSDQVIYPGGQSESKRETQIRVRLPYEAPASAWNPSNDWSYEGVGSSLTGVPNIPLYADGELVYGNEPGPVEDVDVTGVTISPSALTINKGQTGTLTASVLPTNATNKSLTWSTSNEGIATVTTSGVVTAIAEGSATITATSVDGNFEAVCTVTVTDIVLPTYTLSTDTLGKGSISISPTADVYDEGTVVTLTAQAEAGYTFSAWTGDITGSDKTVTLTMNSNKSVVANFVPNTSSEGYTTISITYKHDGEGEFYWETTDEIDYVNSWNLATLEINGVDFTNTWSNSMPAKIDGKYQIYYKGSYAWSHAEFINGDTKSASGATSTNKTAIVSDISFYPNPATDVVTIDNVEDMKSISIYSVTGAKVAEELTNKASSLTINVSDFKSGMYIIKALTVDDTTISKVLIIQ; encoded by the coding sequence ATGAAACAATCATTTATTTTAATTGCATTTTTAATTTGTTGCACCTTTTCTAATTCTTTAGTAGCGCAACATAATTACGGAGAAGTTCTCCAGAAATCAATGTTTTTTTATGAGGCCCAACAAGCCGGTGAACTAAGTCCAAATAACCGCGTAACCTGGCGAGCGAATGCAGCTATAGAAGATGGTAGCGATGTTAATTTAGACTTAACTGGTGGATGGTTCGATGCAGGAGACCACGTAAAGTTCAACTTTCCTATGGCATATTCAGTTACAACATTATGTTGGGGATATCTTGAAAACAAAGACGTATATGCATCAACGAATCAAAAAGAGATATTCCTTGAGAATATTAAACACGTAACTGATTATTTGATCAAATGCCATACAGCACCTAATGAATTGTACGGTCAAATAGGTGATGGAGGCGAAGACCATAGCTATTGGGTGCCTGCCGAGGTAATTGATATCAGATCAACTCGTTTATCGTATAAAATTGATGCTGCAAATCCTGGATCTGATTTAGCTGGAGAAACGGCTGCTGCTTTGGCTGCAGCAAGTCTTGCTTTTCAAGATACTGATGCAAGTTACGCTGCTACTCTTTTAGATCATGCTAAAGAGCTTTATAGTTTTGCGGATAACTACAGAGGTAAATATACTGATGTAATTCCGGCAGGAAGCTTTTATAACTCCTGGAGTGGATATCAAGATGAGCTTTGTTGGGGGGCAATTTGGTTATATAAAGCAACAGAAGATGAAAGTTACTTATCTAAAGCTAAAACAGAGTATGCTTTACTCGGTAACCAGGGGACTACTTCAGATAAAGATTATAGCTGGACACTAGCTTGGGATAACAAGCAGTACGGATGTTATGTATTAATGGCTGCTCTAACTGGGGAAAGTGAGTACAACCAAGATGCAGAACGTCACTTAGACCAATGGTTTACAGATAGACCTAACGGAATAGGACCTAGCTTTACAGGTAGTGGTTTTCCTATCCTTGACGCATGGGGATCATTTAGATATGCTGCCAACACAGCTTTCTTACTTTTAGAACAAAGTGATAACATGACTGATGCTTCTAAACAAGCAAAGTACAGAGATAGAGCTAAAGAGCTCATTGATTATATGTTAGGTGATAATCCGCAAGATGTAAGTTATGTTATTGGTTATGGACCAAAATACCCAATGTATCCTCACCACAGAACAGCACATGCTTCGTGGTGTAGAGATGAAAGTGTACCTGTAGAAACGAGACACACTTTATATGGTGCTTTAGTTGGTGGTCATAAATCTGCCGATGATATGGATTGGACTGATGATAGAAGTGATTATGTATGGAACGAAGTTGCTACTGATTACAACTCTTTATTTACTGGTGTAGTTGCAAGATTGTGTGCTGACCATGGAGGATCTATACTTGCTGATTTCCCACAAGCTGAAACTCCCAATGGCGAATTCTTAGTTGAGGCAAAACTGAACGCTTCAGGTGATACCTTTTCAGAATATGCAATCTGGGTTCATAACAGAACAGCTTGGCCTGCCCGAATCCCTGGTAGTTTTAAATATCGTTTGTTCTTTGATATCTCAGAAGGTATTGACGCCGGTTATTCAGCATCTGACTATATTGTTTCTGCAAATGGTAGTAATGCTACATACTCAGAATTATTACCAGCTGATGCTGCTAATAGCATTTACTATGTAGAGGTTACTTATAATAGCGATCAAGTTATTTACCCTGGAGGTCAAAGTGAATCAAAACGCGAAACGCAAATCAGAGTTCGTTTACCTTATGAGGCTCCTGCTTCAGCATGGAATCCTTCTAATGACTGGTCATACGAAGGTGTTGGTTCAAGCCTTACTGGTGTTCCTAATATTCCTCTTTATGCTGATGGAGAATTGGTATATGGTAACGAGCCTGGTCCAGTTGAAGATGTTGACGTAACTGGTGTAACAATTAGCCCTAGTGCTTTAACAATTAACAAAGGTCAAACAGGAACTTTAACAGCTAGCGTATTGCCTACTAACGCAACAAATAAGAGCCTTACGTGGTCAACAAGCAACGAAGGTATTGCTACAGTAACTACTTCGGGTGTGGTAACAGCTATAGCTGAAGGTTCTGCAACAATTACTGCTACAAGTGTTGATGGTAATTTCGAAGCTGTATGTACTGTTACTGTAACAGATATAGTACTACCTACCTACACATTATCTACTGACACTCTAGGTAAAGGTTCAATTTCTATTTCTCCAACTGCCGATGTTTATGACGAAGGAACAGTTGTTACTTTAACTGCTCAGGCTGAAGCTGGATATACTTTCTCTGCATGGACTGGAGATATTACTGGTTCAGATAAAACAGTAACATTAACAATGAATAGTAACAAGTCTGTAGTAGCGAACTTTGTTCCTAATACATCTAGCGAAGGTTACACAACTATTTCAATAACATACAAGCACGATGGAGAAGGTGAATTTTATTGGGAAACTACTGATGAAATAGACTATGTAAACTCATGGAACTTAGCAACACTTGAAATAAATGGTGTTGATTTCACTAACACGTGGTCCAACTCTATGCCTGCGAAAATTGACGGAAAATATCAGATATATTATAAAGGTTCTTACGCGTGGTCACATGCAGAATTTATAAATGGTGATACAAAATCTGCTTCTGGAGCAACTAGTACTAACAAAACAGCCATTGTATCAGACATTAGTTTCTATCCGAACCCTGCTACTGATGTTGTCACTATTGACAACGTTGAGGATATGAAGTCAATTTCCATCTATTCTGTTACAGGAGCAAAAGTTGCAGAAGAGTTAACAAATAAAGCTAGCTCACTAACTATAAACGTATCTGATTTCAAATCAGGAATGTATATAATTAAAGCTCTTACTGTTGATGATACAACTATATCAAAAGTATTAATAATCCAATAA
- a CDS encoding Ig-like domain-containing protein, whose translation MKKIYLLVLACLFINIITAQKVKISGNKFTLNDKEIWFNGINTPWHLFGDFGRQDFVPEWWTEEFAKYKENNINLARVWVHMSGEFSPNIDATGKVTGTNDIFWDHMDHLMDVSEQNGVYLMPALFSFDITKDGYKTTAEWRKWIQSEANIQSYIDNVLIPLLKRYDNRPYLLAWEICNEPEWMFENTEHGPQSFTDVQKMHAMLAAAIHENSSKFVTTGSAAPKWNAPIYDDWGDNEGNMFSDEALSSCINNPEAYLDFYQFHWYPWQSEWMKSPFTMTTVEYGVDDKPVIVGESEGNDVCDKFICQTVSEMYESAFNNGFDGVCAWKTPQNDGHGTFENISKATNSFFSKYPNLIYPEGYEDVPVTGISLNIASVTIEEGKKEELEAILVPNNASDKRVEWSSSDATVATVDNGIITAVSVGECTVSVSSSDGNFSSNCIVTVTERDPTNSTNIELTYKHDGAGEFFWVTNENINYANSWNLDKLEINGVDYTNKWSNSMPDKINGTYEIYYVAQFNWSHVEIVGASKNASVSKSASVSNEDKGLLDNTIKLYPNPASSEVTVSGLSGIKIIKLLSISGETLLEQSMNGKSSLIISLDDYCNGVYFISFVSVDGKLTTKKLLIK comes from the coding sequence ATGAAAAAGATATATTTACTAGTCTTAGCTTGTCTTTTTATAAATATTATTACTGCTCAGAAAGTCAAAATAAGCGGTAATAAATTTACTCTTAACGACAAAGAGATTTGGTTTAATGGAATTAACACCCCTTGGCATTTATTTGGCGATTTTGGAAGACAAGATTTTGTTCCGGAATGGTGGACTGAAGAGTTTGCTAAATACAAAGAAAACAACATTAATTTAGCAAGAGTTTGGGTTCATATGTCTGGTGAATTTAGTCCTAACATTGACGCTACAGGTAAAGTAACTGGCACCAATGATATTTTCTGGGATCATATGGATCATTTAATGGATGTATCAGAGCAGAATGGAGTGTATCTAATGCCAGCGCTCTTCTCTTTTGATATTACAAAAGATGGATATAAGACTACTGCTGAGTGGAGAAAATGGATTCAGAGTGAGGCAAATATCCAATCATACATTGACAATGTATTAATTCCATTGTTGAAACGATATGACAACAGACCGTATCTATTGGCTTGGGAAATTTGTAATGAGCCTGAGTGGATGTTTGAGAATACAGAGCATGGCCCTCAATCTTTTACCGATGTACAAAAAATGCATGCTATGTTAGCAGCAGCTATTCACGAAAACTCAAGCAAATTTGTAACAACAGGTTCGGCTGCTCCTAAATGGAATGCTCCTATTTATGATGATTGGGGCGATAATGAAGGTAACATGTTTTCTGACGAAGCTTTATCATCATGCATCAATAATCCTGAAGCCTATCTTGATTTTTACCAGTTCCATTGGTATCCATGGCAATCTGAATGGATGAAGTCTCCATTTACCATGACAACAGTGGAATATGGCGTTGACGACAAACCTGTAATTGTTGGGGAATCGGAAGGTAATGATGTATGCGACAAGTTCATTTGTCAAACAGTGAGTGAAATGTACGAAAGTGCTTTTAATAATGGCTTTGACGGAGTATGTGCCTGGAAAACGCCTCAAAATGATGGTCATGGAACGTTTGAAAACATTTCAAAAGCAACCAATAGCTTCTTCTCTAAATATCCTAACTTAATATATCCTGAAGGATATGAAGATGTTCCTGTTACTGGAATTTCTCTTAATATTGCTTCTGTAACTATAGAAGAAGGTAAAAAAGAAGAATTAGAAGCTATATTAGTTCCTAATAATGCCTCTGATAAAAGGGTAGAATGGAGTTCATCTGATGCTACTGTTGCGACTGTGGATAATGGAATAATTACTGCTGTTTCTGTGGGAGAATGTACTGTTTCGGTAAGTTCAAGCGATGGGAATTTTTCTTCAAATTGTATTGTTACAGTTACAGAAAGAGACCCAACAAACTCAACAAATATTGAATTAACGTACAAACATGACGGAGCAGGAGAATTTTTCTGGGTTACCAATGAAAACATTAACTATGCGAATTCTTGGAATCTTGACAAATTAGAAATCAACGGTGTTGATTACACTAACAAGTGGTCTAACTCAATGCCAGATAAAATTAATGGTACATATGAAATCTATTATGTTGCTCAATTTAATTGGTCGCATGTCGAAATTGTTGGAGCAAGCAAAAATGCTTCTGTAAGCAAAAGTGCTTCAGTAAGTAATGAGGATAAGGGCTTGTTAGATAATACTATTAAGTTATATCCTAACCCTGCTTCTTCTGAGGTAACTGTATCTGGACTTAGCGGTATTAAAATTATTAAGTTATTATCAATTTCGGGTGAAACATTATTAGAGCAAAGTATGAATGGGAAATCTTCATTGATTATTTCATTGGATGACTATTGCAATGGTGTATACTTTATTTCTTTTGTTTCGGTTGATGGTAAACTAACAACAAAAAAATTGCTGATTAAGTAA
- a CDS encoding glycoside hydrolase family 48 protein → MLSINVTAQNEYTQRFLDLRAKMNDPDNGYFSKDGVPYHSVETLMCEAPDYGHETTSEAYSYWIWMEAMYGGITGDWTYLNNAWTTMEEKAIPTSAMQPTSNDYDPSDPADYVTENPLPDNYPSALEPNIPVGEDPVSAELTAAYGSDVYAMHWLFDCDNFYGYGNMGDGKSTPSYINTFQRGEQESVWETVPHPSWEDFSWGADNAGFLSLFVDDPNPTKQWRYTNAPDADARAVQAMYWAVEFAKEQGLDPKTTIPTEKASKMGDFVRLAMFDKYFKPIGAQNVNAAGATGYNSAHYLMSWYFAWGGPLEANNWAWRIGCSHNHFGYQNPVAAYALSETEELKPVTANGAKDWGKSLERQLEFYTWLQSAEGGIAGGATNSLNGNYSAYPSGTATFYGMAYQEHPVYHDPGSNQWFGMQAWSMERIAELYYIDNNEMAKKLLDKWVAWVKSEVKLTDDGDYQIPATLKWEGQPETWNPSSPAENTNLHVTVTDYSHDAGVAGCLAKALTYYAAGTEKYGTLDDEARELAKQILDRMWNKYYDEDGLGITVEETRSDYSRFFEQEVYIPSGYSGKMANGDEIKSGVKFIDIRSEYKNDPAYADLKAAYDAGEDYKVAYHRYWAQADIALANAEYGRLFGEQNEVAATDLTISPSSLNLAVNNSQTLTATVSPVNATNKDVIWESSDPTTATVDENGKVTALTVGNATITASLEGSELTATCEVTVTLLSDFAQNEYTQRFLDLRNKMNDPDNGYFSKDGVPYHSVETLMCEAPDYGHETTSEAYSYWIWMETMYGGITGDWTYLNDAWTTMEEKAIPTSAMQPTANDYDPSDPADYVTENPLPDNYPSALEPNIPVGEDPVSAELTAAYGSDVYAMHWLFDCDNFYGYGNMGDGKSTPSYINTFQRGEQESVWETVPHPSWEDFSWGADNAGFLSLFVDDPNPTKQWRYTNAPDADARAVQAMYWAVEFAKEQGLDPKTTVPTEKASKMGDFVRLAMFDKYFKPIGAQNVNAAGATGYNSAHYLMSWYFAWGGPLEANNWAWRIGCSHNHFGYQNPVAAYALSETEELKPVTANGAKDWGKSLERQLEFYTWLQSAEGGIAGGATNSLNGNYSAYPSGTATFYGMAYQEHPVYHDPGSNQWFGMQAWSMERIAELYYIDNNEMAKKLLDKWVAWVKSEVKLTDDGDYQIPATLKWEGQPETWNPSSPAENTNLHVTVTDYSHDAGVAGCLAKALTYYAAGTKRYDTLDDEARELAKQILDRMWNKYYDKDGLGITVEETRSDYSRFFEQEVYIPSGYSGKMANGDEIKSGVKFIDIRSEYKNDPAYADLKAAYDAGEDYKVAYHRYWAQADIALANAEYGRLFGAQDTVDVSGLSINPTVLSLSVGKSESLTATVSPINATNKKVNWVSSNTSIATVDGNGKVTAVALGSATITATTEDGGFEATCSVTVSTTPSYTLLITTTGEGSVEIDPLGSEFLEGTSVTLNAIAGEGYSFVKWTGDLSGSEILATIVMDSNKEINAVFEEAPEGCPNPISIGLTHKYDGVGEFCWVTDEDISNVNSWNVSKLEINGVDFTNTWSNSMPAKVDGKYVIQYVGEYAWSHAEIIGGIKSTFESNTTTDAKELLDSEIKLYPNPASSEVTVFGVSSVKLVKLVTASGQMVFKRSMNGESSLVIPLDAYGNGMYFISFVNVDGTSTTKKLLIK, encoded by the coding sequence ATGCTATCAATTAATGTAACTGCACAAAATGAGTACACGCAGCGATTTTTAGACTTGCGTGCAAAAATGAATGACCCTGATAACGGTTATTTCAGTAAAGATGGAGTGCCATATCACTCCGTAGAAACACTTATGTGTGAAGCTCCTGATTATGGACACGAAACTACTAGTGAGGCTTATTCATACTGGATTTGGATGGAAGCCATGTATGGAGGTATTACTGGGGACTGGACATACCTGAATAATGCATGGACAACCATGGAAGAAAAAGCCATTCCAACATCAGCTATGCAGCCTACTTCTAATGACTACGATCCTAGTGATCCTGCTGATTATGTTACTGAGAATCCTCTTCCAGATAATTATCCTTCTGCATTAGAGCCAAACATCCCTGTGGGTGAAGACCCTGTTTCTGCTGAATTAACAGCAGCATATGGCTCGGATGTTTATGCCATGCATTGGTTATTCGATTGTGATAACTTTTATGGTTATGGTAATATGGGAGACGGTAAAAGTACTCCAAGTTACATCAATACTTTTCAACGCGGTGAGCAAGAATCTGTTTGGGAAACAGTGCCACATCCATCTTGGGAAGATTTCTCATGGGGAGCTGACAATGCTGGTTTCTTGAGTTTATTTGTTGATGATCCAAATCCAACTAAACAGTGGAGATATACAAACGCTCCTGATGCTGATGCCAGGGCTGTACAAGCCATGTACTGGGCTGTTGAATTTGCTAAAGAACAAGGTTTAGATCCTAAAACAACTATTCCAACAGAAAAGGCTAGTAAAATGGGTGACTTTGTAAGGTTAGCCATGTTCGATAAATACTTTAAACCAATAGGGGCTCAAAATGTAAATGCTGCTGGAGCCACAGGTTACAACAGTGCACACTACTTAATGTCGTGGTATTTTGCTTGGGGTGGTCCTTTAGAAGCTAATAACTGGGCTTGGAGAATTGGTTGTAGTCATAACCACTTTGGATACCAAAATCCTGTAGCAGCTTACGCACTTAGTGAAACGGAAGAGCTTAAACCAGTAACTGCAAATGGAGCGAAAGATTGGGGTAAAAGTTTAGAGCGTCAGCTTGAATTTTATACCTGGTTACAGTCTGCCGAAGGTGGTATTGCTGGTGGTGCAACGAACTCGTTAAACGGTAATTATAGCGCATATCCTTCAGGAACAGCTACTTTTTACGGTATGGCTTACCAAGAGCATCCTGTATATCATGATCCAGGTTCAAACCAATGGTTTGGAATGCAAGCTTGGTCAATGGAAAGAATTGCCGAGTTATATTACATCGACAATAATGAAATGGCTAAAAAGCTATTAGACAAATGGGTCGCTTGGGTAAAAAGTGAAGTTAAATTAACTGATGATGGTGATTACCAAATTCCTGCTACTTTGAAATGGGAAGGTCAACCTGAAACTTGGAATCCTTCTTCTCCTGCAGAAAACACTAATTTACATGTTACGGTAACTGATTACTCACATGATGCAGGTGTTGCAGGTTGTTTGGCTAAAGCACTTACTTACTATGCAGCAGGTACTGAAAAATATGGTACGCTTGATGATGAAGCTCGTGAGTTAGCAAAACAAATTCTAGACCGTATGTGGAATAAATATTACGACGAAGATGGTTTAGGTATTACAGTAGAAGAAACTCGTAGTGATTACTCTCGTTTCTTCGAGCAAGAAGTTTATATTCCTTCTGGATACTCTGGTAAAATGGCCAATGGCGATGAAATCAAGTCTGGCGTTAAATTTATTGATATCCGTTCGGAGTACAAAAACGACCCTGCTTATGCTGATCTTAAAGCAGCATACGATGCTGGTGAAGACTACAAAGTTGCTTACCACAGATATTGGGCACAAGCAGATATCGCACTTGCTAATGCTGAGTATGGTAGATTATTTGGAGAGCAGAATGAAGTAGCGGCTACAGATCTTACTATCTCTCCATCATCATTAAACTTAGCGGTTAATAATTCTCAAACTTTAACAGCTACAGTATCTCCTGTAAATGCAACTAACAAAGACGTAATTTGGGAATCAAGTGATCCTACCACTGCTACAGTTGACGAAAACGGTAAAGTTACAGCTCTTACAGTTGGTAATGCAACTATCACAGCTTCTCTTGAAGGTAGTGAGTTGACAGCAACTTGTGAGGTTACAGTAACATTACTTAGTGATTTTGCTCAAAACGAGTATACACAGCGTTTCCTGGATTTACGTAACAAAATGAATGACCCTGATAACGGTTATTTCAGTAAAGATGGTGTACCATATCACTCCGTAGAAACACTTATGTGTGAAGCTCCTGATTATGGACATGAAACTACTAGTGAGGCTTATTCTTACTGGATTTGGATGGAAACTATGTATGGTGGTATTACAGGTGATTGGACATACTTGAACGATGCATGGACAACCATGGAAGAAAAAGCCATTCCTACATCAGCTATGCAGCCTACTGCTAATGACTACGATCCTAGTGATCCTGCTGATTACGTTACTGAGAATCCTCTTCCAGATAATTATCCTTCTGCATTAGAACCAAACATCCCTGTGGGTGAAGACCCTGTTTCTGCTGAATTAACAGCAGCATATGGCTCGGATGTTTATGCCATGCATTGGTTATTCGATTGTGATAACTTTTATGGTTATGGTAATATGGGAGATGGTAAAAGTACTCCAAGTTATATCAATACTTTTCAACGCGGTGAGCAAGAATCTGTTTGGGAAACAGTGCCACATCCATCTTGGGAAGATTTCTCATGGGGAGCTGACAATGCTGGTTTCTTGAGTTTATTTGTTGATGATCCAAATCCAACTAAACAGTGGAGGTATACAAACGCTCCTGATGCTGATGCCAGGGCTGTACAAGCCATGTACTGGGCGGTTGAATTTGCTAAAGAACAAGGTTTAGATCCTAAAACAACGGTTCCTACAGAAAAGGCTAGTAAAATGGGTGACTTTGTAAGGTTAGCCATGTTCGATAAATACTTTAAACCAATAGGGGCTCAAAATGTAAATGCTGCTGGAGCCACAGGTTACAACAGTGCACACTACTTAATGTCGTGGTATTTTGCTTGGGGTGGTCCTTTAGAAGCTAATAACTGGGCTTGGAGAATTGGTTGTAGTCATAACCACTTTGGATACCAAAATCCTGTAGCTGCTTACGCACTTAGTGAAACGGAAGAGCTTAAACCAGTAACTGCAAATGGAGCGAAAGATTGGGGTAAAAGTTTAGAGCGTCAGCTTGAATTCTATACCTGGTTACAGTCTGCCGAAGGTGGTATTGCTGGTGGTGCAACGAACTCGTTAAACGGTAATTATAGCGCATATCCTTCAGGAACAGCTACTTTTTACGGTATGGCTTACCAAGAGCATCCTGTATATCATGATCCAGGTTCAAACCAATGGTTTGGAATGCAAGCTTGGTCAATGGAAAGAATTGCCGAGTTATATTACATCGACAATAATGAAATGGCTAAAAAGCTATTAGACAAATGGGTAGCTTGGGTAAAAAGTGAAGTTAAATTAACTGATGATGGTGATTACCAAATTCCTGCTACTTTGAAATGGGAAGGTCAACCTGAAACTTGGAATCCTTCTTCTCCTGCAGAAAATACTAATTTACATGTTACGGTAACTGATTACTCACATGATGCAGGTGTTGCAGGTTGTTTGGCTAAAGCACTTACTTACTATGCAGCAGGTACTAAAAGATATGATACGCTTGATGATGAAGCTCGTGAGTTAGCAAAACAAATTCTAGACCGTATGTGGAATAAATACTACGACAAAGATGGTTTAGGTATTACAGTAGAAGAAACTCGTAGTGATTACTCTCGTTTCTTCGAGCAAGAAGTTTATATTCCTTCTGGGTACTCTGGTAAAATGGCCAATGGCGATGAAATCAAGTCTGGCGTTAAATTTATTGATATCCGTTCGGAGTACAAAAACGACCCTGCTTATGCTGATCTTAAAGCAGCATACGATGCTGGTGAAGACTACAAAGTTGCTTACCACAGATATTGGGCACAAGCAGATATCGCACTTGCTAATGCTGAGTATGGTAGATTATTTGGAGCACAAGATACCGTTGATGTAAGCGGACTTTCTATTAATCCAACGGTGTTGAGTTTAAGTGTAGGTAAATCTGAATCTTTAACTGCTACAGTATCTCCTATTAATGCAACCAACAAAAAAGTAAATTGGGTATCAAGTAATACATCCATTGCTACAGTTGATGGTAATGGCAAGGTTACTGCAGTAGCTCTTGGATCAGCTACTATTACAGCTACTACAGAAGATGGTGGTTTTGAAGCAACTTGCTCGGTTACTGTATCAACAACACCAAGTTATACTCTATTAATTACAACTACAGGAGAAGGTTCTGTTGAAATAGATCCTTTGGGTTCTGAGTTCTTAGAGGGTACATCTGTTACTTTAAATGCTATTGCAGGCGAAGGATACAGCTTTGTAAAATGGACTGGTGATCTAAGTGGATCAGAAATTCTTGCAACTATAGTTATGGATTCTAACAAAGAAATCAATGCAGTATTCGAAGAAGCTCCTGAAGGATGTCCTAATCCAATTTCAATTGGCTTAACTCATAAATATGACGGTGTAGGCGAGTTCTGTTGGGTTACTGACGAAGACATTTCTAATGTAAATTCTTGGAATGTTAGCAAACTTGAGATTAATGGTGTTGATTTCACTAATACATGGTCTAACTCAATGCCAGCAAAAGTGGATGGCAAATATGTAATTCAATATGTTGGAGAGTACGCTTGGTCTCATGCTGAGATTATTGGAGGAATCAAAAGTACTTTTGAAAGTAATACAACTACAGATGCTAAGGAGTTATTAGATAGCGAAATTAAGTTATATCCTAACCCTGCATCTTCTGAGGTAACTGTTTTTGGAGTAAGCTCGGTTAAACTTGTTAAGCTAGTAACAGCTTCTGGTCAAATGGTATTTAAAAGAAGTATGAATGGCGAATCGTCATTGGTTATTCCACTAGATGCTTATGGCAACGGTATGTATTTTATCTCTTTTGTTAATGTTGATGGTACGTCAACAACCAAAAAGTTACTTATTAAGTAA